A DNA window from Methanococcus voltae PS contains the following coding sequences:
- the purF gene encoding amidophosphoribosyltransferase, translated as MCGIFGIYSPTKNNIVKKVYYGLYALQHRGQEGAGIAVGNGKNIGSYKGVGLVPEVFTNKELQNLYGHIGIGHVRYSTTGGNNIDNCQPFVVNSSFGNFAISHNGDIVNSALLRKELEKNGHIFISTTDSEVIAQLLVRELLKTDDIVQAMKNVSEKLNGAYSMLIVYNDMMIAVRDPKGFKPLCMGMKNGEIYFSSESCALDIVDVPLERDIKAGEMIVVKGNSVESYDLPNKSEKASTCMFEYVYFARPDSTIDGISVHEVRRNIGKILAKENKTDADVVSPVPDSGILFSQGYTEEAGIPYKEVLIKNRYIGRTFILPTQEERDLAVRLKLNPVKDMIKDKKIILIDDSIVRGTTSKKIVTMVKKTGAKEIHFKIGSPKIVSPCFYGIDMARKDELIASTRTDKEIAESIHADSVQYLSIEGLLEAIGRKDLCLACLNGEYPTDVSCKLCKNNKNN; from the coding sequence ATGTGCGGAATATTTGGTATATACTCACCAACTAAAAATAATATCGTTAAAAAAGTCTACTACGGATTATATGCTTTACAGCACCGAGGGCAAGAAGGTGCAGGGATTGCAGTCGGAAACGGCAAAAATATAGGTAGTTATAAAGGTGTTGGGTTAGTTCCTGAAGTTTTTACAAACAAAGAACTTCAAAATCTTTATGGTCATATAGGTATAGGACATGTTAGATACTCTACAACCGGTGGAAATAACATCGATAATTGCCAACCTTTCGTAGTAAATAGCTCTTTTGGAAATTTTGCAATATCTCACAATGGTGATATTGTAAATTCGGCATTATTAAGGAAAGAATTAGAGAAAAACGGACATATATTCATATCTACAACTGATTCAGAAGTTATTGCACAATTATTGGTTAGAGAATTGTTAAAAACTGACGATATTGTCCAAGCTATGAAAAACGTTTCTGAAAAGTTAAACGGGGCATACTCTATGCTTATTGTCTACAACGATATGATGATAGCAGTAAGAGACCCAAAAGGCTTTAAACCATTATGTATGGGAATGAAAAACGGTGAAATATACTTCAGTTCAGAAAGCTGTGCTTTAGATATCGTAGATGTACCCCTCGAAAGAGATATTAAAGCTGGTGAAATGATTGTTGTAAAAGGAAACAGTGTAGAGTCATATGATTTGCCAAACAAAAGTGAAAAAGCTTCAACCTGTATGTTCGAATACGTTTATTTCGCAAGACCTGATTCAACTATCGATGGAATCAGCGTTCACGAAGTAAGGAGAAACATCGGAAAAATCCTTGCAAAAGAAAATAAAACCGATGCAGATGTAGTTTCCCCAGTCCCTGACTCTGGCATTCTTTTTTCACAAGGATACACCGAAGAAGCAGGCATTCCTTACAAGGAAGTTTTAATCAAAAACAGATACATAGGAAGAACTTTCATCTTACCTACTCAGGAAGAAAGAGATTTAGCCGTTAGATTAAAATTAAACCCTGTAAAAGACATGATAAAGGATAAAAAGATAATTTTAATTGACGATAGTATTGTAAGAGGTACAACATCTAAAAAAATCGTTACAATGGTTAAAAAAACCGGTGCTAAAGAAATACACTTTAAAATAGGTTCCCCTAAAATCGTATCGCCTTGTTTCTATGGTATTGACATGGCAAGAAAAGATGAATTAATCGCAAGTACTAGAACTGACAAAGAAATTGCAGAGTCAATACACGCCGATTCAGTTCAGTATTTAAGTATCGAAGGTCTATTAGAAGCCATCGGTAGGAAAGATTTATGTTTGGCTTGTTTAAACGGTGAATACCCTACTGACGTATCTTGTAAATTATGTAAAAATAATAAAAATAACTAA
- the tpiA gene encoding triose-phosphate isomerase, which produces MKPVVIINFKTYLESIGDKGLQIAKYAEKVSEESGIEISVAPQFTDLRTIVEKTNIKVYSQHMDAIKPGSNTGKILPEAVRSTGAVGTLINHSERRLLLSDIEELITKSKELKLESVVCTNNIGVSKAVSALAPNYVAVEPPELIGSGTPVSKANPQIVEGTVSAVHDINKNVKVLCGAGISKGEDVKSALELGAEGVLLASGVVKAKDVEKSIRDLISEL; this is translated from the coding sequence ATTAAACCAGTTGTTATAATTAATTTCAAGACCTATTTGGAAAGTATAGGGGACAAAGGATTGCAAATAGCCAAATATGCTGAAAAAGTCAGTGAAGAAAGTGGAATAGAAATTTCAGTAGCACCTCAATTCACAGATTTAAGAACGATTGTGGAAAAAACAAATATAAAAGTTTATTCTCAGCACATGGATGCGATAAAACCAGGTAGTAATACCGGTAAGATATTGCCAGAAGCCGTAAGAAGTACGGGAGCAGTCGGAACGCTCATAAATCACTCTGAAAGACGCTTATTATTGTCAGATATTGAAGAACTCATAACTAAATCAAAAGAGTTAAAACTCGAAAGTGTCGTCTGTACAAATAATATCGGCGTTTCAAAGGCAGTTTCTGCATTAGCTCCTAATTATGTAGCAGTTGAACCTCCTGAATTAATAGGTTCAGGTACTCCAGTTTCAAAAGCTAACCCTCAAATTGTGGAAGGAACAGTTAGTGCGGTACATGATATCAACAAAAATGTAAAGGTGCTATGTGGTGCAGGCATCTCAAAAGGAGAAGACGTAAAATCAGCTTTAGAACTAGGTGCAGAAGGAGTATTACTTGCTTCAGGTGTCGTAAAAGCAAAAGACGTTGAAAAATCAATTAGGGATTTAATAAGCGAATTATAA
- a CDS encoding 2-amino-3,7-dideoxy-D-threo-hept-6-ulosonate synthase — protein MERFGNLKNVGKLIRLERIFNRKSERTVIIPLDHGVSSGPLDGIKDMPKTVDKVAEGGANAVLEHKGIVRYGHRGYGKDIGLIVHLSAGTSLSPDPNKKVIVTSVEEAIRIGADAVSVHVNVGAETDDQMYKDLGRIAETCEYWGMPLIAMMYPRGKKVVDERDPEYVAHAARLGAELGADIIKTNYTGDINSFREVVRGCPVPIVIAGGPKTNTDEEFLQMVKDAISAGAIGVASGRNVFQHRDVTGITKAICKIVHDNTSVEEALKEIKPEIQE, from the coding sequence ATGGAAAGATTCGGAAACCTTAAAAATGTAGGAAAATTAATCAGATTAGAAAGAATATTCAATAGGAAAAGCGAAAGAACGGTTATAATACCTTTAGACCACGGTGTTTCATCCGGTCCTTTAGATGGTATTAAAGATATGCCAAAAACTGTGGATAAAGTAGCAGAAGGGGGGGCAAATGCCGTATTGGAGCATAAAGGTATTGTACGATACGGTCATCGCGGATACGGGAAAGATATTGGTTTAATAGTTCATTTATCGGCCGGTACATCCCTTTCACCCGACCCAAATAAAAAAGTGATAGTTACATCTGTCGAGGAAGCCATTAGAATCGGTGCAGATGCTGTCTCCGTCCACGTTAACGTAGGTGCGGAAACTGATGACCAGATGTACAAAGATTTGGGAAGAATCGCTGAAACTTGCGAATACTGGGGAATGCCTTTAATAGCAATGATGTACCCTAGGGGTAAGAAGGTAGTTGATGAAAGAGACCCAGAATACGTGGCACACGCTGCAAGATTGGGGGCTGAGTTAGGTGCCGATATCATTAAAACAAACTATACCGGAGATATTAATTCTTTCAGAGAGGTTGTACGTGGTTGTCCAGTACCTATTGTAATAGCAGGTGGCCCTAAGACTAACACTGATGAAGAATTCTTGCAAATGGTTAAAGATGCCATAAGTGCAGGCGCAATTGGCGTGGCTTCTGGTAGGAACGTTTTCCAGCATAGGGATGTTACAGGTATTACAAAAGCAATATGTAAGATAGTTCACGACAACACGAGTGTCGAAGAAGCTTTAAAAGAAATAAAACCTGAAATACAAGAATAA
- a CDS encoding NosD domain-containing protein, with translation MVQLYNLKGDIFLIFLIFCTALMLFSNFAIADTIQNEDNCFLSSEYVCIDNLDDVSSLNNKVLDSLDATTFEKSAAIHHVENISYRCKVQNIDEDYRVLRSVPEVQTKSRIVDDNKTTNIPKYYLSKENFSKNKNYPYVINSCGKYYITEDIDIYPGICLNTSDVLIEGMGHILTSNRSNSTIANAGITNLRPVHNITVQNYHVVENNAGSAIRYGIYNITFINCSTIDCNTGFLFQGAENMTFINCNVTGSTSYGFVGSTTDSAYYENCYCNKDFNQAFAFILVEDIVLKNVLIENSGAGVYTAYCEDVKLENCTVMNNSCGTYILRTSDMVFNKYDVKNSQVGLLLIITENVTIKNSKLCRNTLNAQLACMEDAKIENNSFSHGERGVYNDIISGEPDTHFKNITIVNNRFVNNSMYALSAEGTSQDNWVYLNNFCKNKNIVDGNFLKGNYMNSPIINYTYGNKAYTGRLGNYYGKGCGKHTCGVYNTPKCVIHETDL, from the coding sequence ATGGTACAGTTGTATAATCTGAAAGGGGATATATTTTTAATATTTTTAATATTTTGTACGGCATTGATGTTATTTTCCAATTTCGCAATTGCTGACACTATACAAAACGAAGATAATTGCTTTTTATCCAGTGAATATGTTTGTATTGACAATCTTGACGATGTTAGCTCATTGAATAATAAAGTATTGGATTCATTAGATGCCACAACTTTTGAAAAAAGTGCTGCAATACATCATGTGGAAAATATATCGTATAGGTGTAAAGTTCAAAATATTGATGAAGATTATCGAGTATTGCGAAGTGTTCCAGAAGTTCAAACTAAATCTCGGATTGTGGATGATAATAAAACTACGAACATTCCGAAATACTATCTATCAAAGGAAAACTTTAGTAAAAATAAAAATTATCCTTATGTAATTAACTCATGTGGAAAATACTACATAACCGAAGATATTGACATATATCCGGGTATTTGCTTGAATACGAGTGATGTACTTATTGAGGGAATGGGGCATATACTTACAAGTAATCGTTCTAATTCAACCATTGCAAATGCAGGAATTACTAATTTACGACCTGTACATAATATTACAGTTCAAAACTATCACGTTGTGGAGAATAACGCTGGTTCTGCTATCCGATATGGTATATATAATATAACATTTATTAATTGTAGTACCATAGACTGTAACACCGGTTTTTTATTCCAAGGTGCTGAAAACATGACGTTTATAAACTGCAATGTCACAGGCAGTACTAGTTACGGATTTGTAGGTTCAACTACGGATTCAGCATATTATGAAAATTGTTATTGTAATAAAGATTTCAATCAAGCTTTCGCATTTATACTGGTTGAAGATATCGTCCTAAAAAATGTATTGATTGAAAATAGTGGTGCTGGAGTCTATACTGCATACTGTGAAGACGTAAAACTCGAAAATTGTACTGTAATGAATAACAGCTGTGGAACGTATATCCTTAGAACTAGTGACATGGTATTTAATAAATATGACGTTAAAAATTCCCAGGTTGGTCTTTTATTAATCATTACGGAAAATGTTACTATAAAAAATTCTAAATTATGTCGCAATACCCTAAATGCACAGCTAGCGTGTATGGAAGATGCAAAGATTGAAAATAATTCGTTTAGCCATGGAGAACGTGGAGTATATAATGATATAATTAGTGGTGAGCCAGATACACACTTTAAAAACATTACAATTGTAAACAACAGATTTGTAAATAATTCAATGTACGCATTGTCTGCAGAAGGTACATCTCAAGATAATTGGGTTTACTTAAATAATTTCTGCAAAAATAAAAATATTGTAGACGGTAATTTCTTAAAAGGTAATTACATGAATTCACCTATAATCAATTATACTTACGGCAATAAAGCATATACTGGCAGACTTGGAAATTATTATGGAAAAGGTTGTGGAAAACACACTTGTGGTGTATATAATACCCCAAAATGTGTTATACATGAAACTGACCTTTAA